In the genome of Harmonia axyridis chromosome 4, icHarAxyr1.1, whole genome shotgun sequence, the window ATAACATTATAAATCCCTAATGTAAAAAAAAGGACATCGGAAAAAGACTCAAGATCTCTTTGATAAGTATTGTGTTAATGTGATTTTTTACTGACTTTTAGTGGAAACTCAATCAATACTAGAGAACACCATTTCCATTCCTAGTATTTAAAAgaacatatttcaaattatagTTCTCATTACTTATTTTCCAACGAATGAAGATAAATCAATTACCTTTCTTTCTTTATATCTCCATCtactttccagaaaaaaaatcagcgAAGGTAGTCTGTTGAATTTGAGTTTTATCTTTTCAATGAAGTTTGTTGCTGCATTTAAGAGTCGTTTGAAAACAGAAAATTGTTATGCGTCACTCAATGTAGGCTGAAAACTTGAGTCATATAGATAATTCTATTTCCTCAATAATTCCTGTTGTCAATAAACATACCTTCATTATAACATTGTTGATAAGAGCATGTATAACAGGATTAACAGGGTGGCTAATCACTGCTAGTCAGATTTTTTAGCATGTTgtgaaaataattattactttcaATGTATGCCCCTAACACTTTCTATTGTGACTAGCTGAATTGATGTTCTTGATTTTTATACAAACATTTCTTCAGATTAACTGCACATTCCGAATAGCAGGAGGGAGAGAGTTTTTGAATAATAGgttccattttgatattaaaaaaaacaagtaCCTATACTTCAGGAggaatcaatggatatttatttcattgtaaagaggaaggtttTCCAattatcagccaaatggccaccagggcacggttgcagcaccatatctttttcatgaaattttccttgaCCAAtacgcacatttgcggctgtatgtcctcgatagtttcatgaattccatctttaagatcttgaatcgattaaggagcattggcatagacttcCACGTggcctcaaaaaaaaaagtctaaaggtgctGAATCACGAGATtctggtggccaattgtgatcacttctTCGAGAGATAACATGGCTtttgtggcacgtagcgccacCCTGTTGGAactaaacgtcgtccacatcaatatattccaatgccatccataaaaaattggctacaaaattttcagcagatttttagtgaattttaacaatttcattacaGTTTTGAAGTGTGTATCTTTCGATTTTCAATGATGCCGTAGTTTTTGCTTGTCAAATGTCGAAAGATGACAGCTCAagagtgacagctgcccagatagtgggctattcaaattgaaacctcttatcggaaaaccctgtataaaataTCAGATAAAATGATTAGAAGACTTCTTCAATACAAAAAACAACTTTGTTACTTCCACTTTTAATCCTTATCAGGCAAATGTAAAGGAGTTTCTATCAGCTATTCACGACAGACATGATAAACTTTCAAATCAATGTGTGCATACATTGAATTTGAGAACACTCGTATTTTTCAGAAATCCAGTCCTTCGCTGGTCTGAAGATCTCCCTATTGGAGCAATTCGTTTATAGTGCAGAATCCCTTATTTCGAGCAAAGAACTGCCAATAACTAAACTATCTAATAATAGTTCCAAACCACATCTTTAACAAGAATCCAAAACCCAAACAAACACCTTCCAAGTGAATAAAAACTAACCTCTAAAATTAGATTCGCCGACGGTATGTTTGCACTACAATTTGACGTGTCGCAGCTGCCAAAGTGGGGTGAAATATGTTTTACGTTACCCCCTCACGTGCAGGAAGACAGGATAAGCAGCTCCTGCTTGGCATGTGCCAACCAGGAGTTTACGTCTCGTTTAAAACTGTTTTATTGACATGTCGCTACTGCTGTATCGGACTCCTGTTATAATTTATGGTATTTCTAAGGGTGGAAAAACCACATGTGACGAATTATTAAATCCGGTGGTAAATAGGTCAGATGCAGATGGTTGTTTTGAGGGTTGTCATTCAGGATATTACCTAgataaatttcaaagaaattttaagAGTCTTTCAGATGCTTGGGGATTTCAGGATCTTGtttaattctgtggcaaatccatTCATTCTGCCATATCTCGTTAAACAAAATCGTGCAGGAaaatctcagtttcacacagatttcatggttatatttcattattttatgttggtagtcggaactctcctgtcaccAATTCATctatcatctgtcaaatttgtactgattaaggttgtagactactttgcgctgaaactgcaattccgctagatggagctacccgaaaatttttggtagatttgtacctgacacacccattcaatttgaagaaccgcctgtttggtatttattgcccctaataaaatctcaactctcgatgaagcccagcaaagagtaaatttgtgtttctcatcatctacaattagagcaaatcaagcaattttgaaaaaatttttgcaccaattcaaaacacataatatcactgaacatttgtggatgagttacttgaaatgagaagtctctctgaagctgaatagtcatttaaagaaagtgttcaatttcaaagttcgatttgcggaatactatcgatttttttttggaaatcgagacgggatcttcaagttcactatatcacgtcattgttcactcaaaaaatgaaatgaatccgacctgtactttggaattggaatgcactgaaattagcactgaaatagcagtggtatgaacaaggtattgaacacccttaaatgacatgttttttttctttttctacatTTCTAGTTTCTAAAAATCATATCCctcaaaatttttgtatttgaacTTTCTGATgttaaaattaaaatcaaaaataaatttgcagacacaaattttgaaattttatgtctTGATTTCTTTGAAGtttcatttcgataaaaaaaatattatcaaactCCATTTACATAATTTCCAAACAACGTTTTTATTCATTGAGAAAATTAAGTATGCTACTGGATTCGAACATGAAAATCTATTGAGTGTTTTCGGGGAAGGGTGTATACATATAGATACACATATTCTATGTCACATACCTTCGCGGGAGTGTACTCAAAACTATCCAAAATTGCATGGGGTGTTGTAAGTGATGTATATATAGTAATACAAAATACCAAAGAGACATTCATTTGATATTTTGATtgggaaaaatattcaaatggctCTAACTATACCTGTATATTCATAAACGAAAGGGTACAATTGATTTTTATGGCTAtcaaatcaaattattttttgctCGGAAATATAGAGATTTGGACGAAATGACGGCactcatcaatgaaaaattattgtttcacTAACAATGTCCGAAAATCACAGATACCTATGGTGTGTAAACTGCCGctccaattttcaaattatgaatgaaaagcCTCATCTGAATCTGGCTATTTCTGTCCGAAAACAGGaattatttttctcttctttCTAATAATATTAGACAACAGGAAGTTGGAAAGATATGAGCTACTCCCAATGCTCTCAGGTGACAATTTAAATATACGTGCGTATCAGGACCGTACTCATTGTATCTTTTTCTCTATAAAAAACCGACAAATTGGATTGcttttgttgaaattatagCCGCAGatgagaatcagatattttccttttttaaagCAAATGAAGCTCCAACATATGTAGAATATTCAGATGTTATTTCAGTTTGGATTTGACCACTGtccaaaaattatatcattaccAATTTATTTGGTTTTCGATTATATCTTATCGCCTTACAAATAAAACTTTGAGAGATTGACAATTTATATTATACGATGATTTGAATTCAATAGAAGTCTTCATCTCTAATTCGTCTCTGTCGTTTTATACCTCGTGAGTCTCGACTGAATAGTTTTAGTCTTCATTCATTCTCTTCATTGCTTTGAAAAACTACGTCCTCAATCCAAAAAATGGCGTCAAAAACAAACCTTCATTTGGCACCTCCAAAACCAATAAATGTTGGTgaatttttctttaatatgaCCTATTAATaagtatctttttttttcagacaaCCATCAAAATTTACGCACGCTGTTTGAGGTCTGACATCGAGTACAAAACTTTGTCGATAACCTTCCAGAGTACTTGTAAAGAAGTTGTTGGCATGTTACTTGGAAAGTACAAGATGAAGCACAGAGATCCTAAATTGTTCTATCTGAGTATGGAAGTGACAGTTAGAAAGGCTGGAGTTCGAACGATTTTGGCCCTTGACGACGAAGCTAGACCAGCAGCATTGCAACTTTGCCACCCCAAAGGAGACTCAAAGTGAGTACATTCAATGATGAgttcaaagcagaaaattaatacCTTCAGAACTCCACATTTTagttatagttttttttttcaaatatgcaGAGATTACATGCTGAGTATTGTAAATGGAATATtctcattataaaaaaaaaaactaatacaaACCTCTAAGAATAaagtttcaataattaataCCAAAAGTTAACTAGCTAGAATGATTCTTAGCATGAATATGatagaattcaaattgaaaaatggattgAACACTATCttattaatttaatattttttcaattgggAAATTTATTCTTATATTCTCAAATTAACTTAATATCGATATCAGCAATTCAGCAAAAGGAAGGGTAgaattttgattagttttttcTGGATTATCTTTACTGATAGATTTTTATGTTACTTCCAGATTTTCTCTACAAACCAGGAGAGGTGGTTTGGTGAAAATATATGATTCAGTGTTGAACAGCAACTCCCAATACAAGTGCCTTTTGGTTAGTGCCAAAACATCTTCAGACGAATTGATCGCTCTTTTGCTCAACTGTTATAATAGCAAGGAAAGAGTTGAACAGTTTTCTCTCTACGAAGTCAATACCGACAAAGAACAGCAAAGAAAGCTGCACCCCGACGATAGACCACTTTTGGTACAACAGATGTGGATACCAAGTCACAAATGTCATTTCCTGCTCAGGAGGAATCCTGATTACCTTCCCCTATCCAGAAGAAAGGtgagaaaatttcagtttttaaaaATAATGTGAGAAAACAGAAAGCTTCAATTCACAACAAAATTTCAGTTAGTTTCGTAAAACCCGCATACCTTTACAGAGATAAAATGCGCATTCGATCACATTTTGGGTTACTAGCGCCCTCTCTTGTTAAGAAATCGAAATGAGGTTAATGAACGGACGATTTAGTAGGAAATTATACTGAGatagaaattatttcattgatttgattgttgaattttCGGATTGATCGAAATTCGtaaatttatttgtgaatataGAATcctaattgtaattttttttttcagatattctgGATAACAGACCCACCTGTACCAAACAAAATGGTTCAATCGACGCCGCATCTTCTCCAATTATCAAAAGCTCCTGCAGCGACCACACCAGAGAAAAAaccagaagaaaaatcaaaatctaCAAATTCCAGTCCAAAACATCGAGAATATTACTTAACACAAAATAAAGacttaaaaatttttggaaGTAGTAGTCAATTGACAAACAGAAATGGTACACCATCTTATGCAGactacgaaaattatttttacatATAGACTTTATCGATTTTTTAACAATCTGCGACTGTACATATTTCAAGCCGTCTCGTAATAACTGAAATTGTTCAATTTGTAGATAATGTGTGAATTCTAGTTCTTGTATAAATGTTTATTGTTAAACCAAAGATTAGTATATAactgctaattttgaatatgagTTTCTGGTAGCTGTAAGTTATAATCGAATTTTACTGTTGTTTTGTTTCCTTCGACTTGAACACTTCTTGCTTTTATTCGTGTacatattatattgtaatttacTGCATCACAGTTATCATTCGAAGAAAGAAATTATATATTAAATGTCTCTTAAATATGAGGAATCAAGTCCCAGATAAGTCGCTGGGATAgcgtattgaaattttttttttcaataataattttttattattgtgcaattgtatgaatatttataattgaaatgaaccaAAGAATTCATATGTAAATAAGATTTATGACTTTTAtcctaaaaaataaatttaatagatatatcaataaatgatttaagTTTTATTGACTTTTTTTTCACATGGAGATTTTAATGATGTCCTAAGCAAAGTTATGTGTAGTTTCTTGGTATTCCTGaaagtaaaaattttcaattaacatTTTCCTAATAAATGCATAGTTATTCTCACCTGTtctctttttattattttactagcCAAATCTTACTAAGAAAATTATAACAGAGGTAACAAGAAAGGGCTGAGAAGTTGTACCTATTATAGGTACTTCCTTAATCATTCTGGAGTGTTGtgaactgaattaaaaattgccttatttttttgagttttgagAATAGAATAGTAGTTTATTATgatgaataatgaaatgaatatcagATGGACttcatatattttgaaaattcaaatttgatcaacccatcgaatttttatttgtttttatactACAATATATTTTCGTTACAATATGGGTACATAATATGATATACCATTAAAGGAAAGTTCGAATATGGTTATGATGACGATAATGTCGATACTTATTTATAGAGTATATATGTTTGATGACTAATGCTTTGTTCCATTAATGGTAGAAACATTACACATGATTTTTATCCTGAATTTACTTGCTTCATTTGTTTTGCATAAACTTGAGTCATTTAATAATAGAAGAGCACAATAATACTAATCAAAACTAATAATAACATCAATAAGGGTATAAGAATGTTCAACAAACATTCATTAAATGAACCTATTTGGTATTTCTCTAGGAAGGTAATTATTTAAGGTCCAAACAAAAATCATGTGTTGCCACATCACTCTTAAAAACTCTGCGTGACTATAGTTTAGCACTCTATGGTCCGATCAGTTGCTTTCCGTGCTTTCCTTCTTTTTATCTAAATGTGAAGGACCTTCTTCAAGCTAATGTCAACATGGTTGAGAGTAGTGCATTTCTGAATTCTAAAAAATTGCTGTTTGTAAATTAGGAACTGTTTAAACTAAATCCATTGtcttctttta includes:
- the LOC123677555 gene encoding uncharacterized protein LOC123677555, encoding MMKHVQLSPYRSRADTVSLSSTTSYGSLSPEPLGSRSSSYSSLNESTNNLQTTIKIYARCLRSDIEYKTLSITFQSTCKEVVGMLLGKYKMKHRDPKLFYLSMEVTVRKAGVRTILALDDEARPAALQLCHPKGDSKFSLQTRRGGLVKIYDSVLNSNSQYKCLLVSAKTSSDELIALLLNCYNSKERVEQFSLYEVNTDKEQQRKLHPDDRPLLVQQMWIPSHKCHFLLRRNPDYLPLSRRKIFWITDPPVPNKMVQSTPHLLQLSKAPAATTPEKKPEEKSKSTNSSPKHREYYLTQNKDLKIFGSSSQLTNRNGTPSYADYENYFYI